In the genome of Acidovorax sp. 69, the window CCACGCTCAAGAACCAGCTGGGTTTGACGGCCACGGATTTCGCAATGCGCGTGAGCCGTACGGACTCGGCTGAAAAAATCGCTGCGGCCATACGGCGGCGGCAGCCAAATCGGGGCAAGTGGTAGCCGGGGCATCGTCTCCGCCGTTGAACCGCACTGAGGGTTCAGCGGGCGCTGGCGCGGTGGTGGGTCTATTCCAACGCAGCAGCGTTGTTGCCTGCCACCGGACGCGCCTGCAGGCGCGCATACAGCCCGCCTTGGGCCATCAGTTCGTTGTGCGTGCCTTGCTCTGCGATACGCCCCCGCTCCATGACAACCACCCGGTCAGCATGCTCGATGGTGGACAGGCGGTGTGCAATGACCACTGTGGTGCGCCCTTGCATCAGGCGCTGCAGAGCATCCTGTACCAGGCGTTCCGATTCGGTATCGAGCGCTGAGGTTGCTTCGTCCAGGATCAGAATGGGAGCGTCTTTGTAGAGGGCCCGCGCAATGGCAAGCCGCTGGCGTTGCCCGCCCGATAGCTGGGTGGCGTTGTGCCCCACCACCGTGTGAATGCCTTGCGGAAGGGCAGTCACATGTTCTGACAGATTGGCGGCAACCAGGCATTCGAGCACGCGCTTTTCATCCACGGTATGGCCGAGCGCAACATTGGCGGCGATCGTGTCGTTGAACATCACCACGTCCTGGCTCACCATGGCAAATTGTGAGCGCAGCGAACCCAGGTCCCAGTCAGGCAAGGCGTGTCCATCGACCAGGATGCTTCCCGATGCGGGCATTACGAACCGTGGCAACAGGTTGACCAGCGTGGTTTTTCCTGCGCCGGAAGGGCCGACCAAGGCGACGATCTCACCGGGTGCAACCTGCAGGCTCACGCGGTCCAGTGCGGGCGCATGCTCCGGGCCAAAGGCCACGGTCACGTTGTCGAGGGTGAGCGATCCTTGGACGCGGTCGACTCGGTATTGACCACCGGTTTCTGCACCGGTGTCGCCCAGAAGGCCCAGGCCGCGCTCCAGGGCCGCCACACCGCGTGTCACCGGACTGGCCACGTCGGCCAGGCGTCGGATGGGCGCGATGAGCATGAGCATGGCCGTGATGAACGAGACGAATCCACCCACCGTGACGTCCTTTGCATCAACAGTGCCCCTGCTTTGCCAAAGGGCGATACAGATCACCACCGAGAGTGCTGCGGCCGCGAGCAGTTGGGTCAGCGGGGTCATGGCCGCTGATGCAATCGTGGACTTGATGGCCAGACGCCGAAGGCTATGGCTCAGCCCCGCAAAACGCTGGGCCTGTCCTGCCTGTGCGCCATGCAGGCGAACCATGCGGTGGGCCAGCACGTTTTCCTCCACCACATACGCCAGTTCGTCGGTCGCCTGCTGGCTGCTCTTGGTGAGGTGGTACAGCCTTCGCGACAGGGTCTTCATGATCCATGCCACGCCTGGAACTACCACGGCGACGATCAGCGTGAGTTGCCAGTTGAGGTACAGCAGGTAGACCAGCAGCGCCACCAGTGTGAATCCGTCGCGCGACAGCCCCAGCAGCGCCTGCACCAGCAAGGTGGCGCCGGTCTGGACTTCATAGACCACGGTGTTGGACAGCGCGCTGGCAGATTGGCGTGAAAACAGGCCCATCTCTGCAGCCAGTACCCGGTCAAACAGGGCTTGCCGCAATGCCAGCATGCCCTCGTTGGCGATGCGCGCGAGCGCATACTGACCTACAAACTGGGAGATGCCCCGAACCAGGAAGACTCCGAGAATAGCCAGCGGCACCATCCAAAGCTGCAGAGTGCCTTGGGTGAAGCCTCTGTCGAGCAGGGGTTGCAGCAGGGCCGGAATGAGTGGCTCGGTGATGGCGCCGACAAGCGTCGCAACGATAGCCAGGCCCCAGGCCAGCCGCTGGTTGCCAAAGTAGATGGACAGCCGCTTGAGGCGCGCGGTCAGGCTGGCGGGAGGGAGGGAGGCGTTGGCAGGCGTGGCGCCCGTGTCATTGGCTTGCATGTGGCCCGGATTCTAAGGTTCCGTGGCTACGGACTACCTATACGCGCCATGGAATGACGCGCGCGCCCCTTGGAAGGTGTGAGAGAGAAGTTGATCGGCGCGCACAGTTTGTCACAGAGGGCTTTCTGCTGTGTGTAACATTCGGGGCCTGCCTTTCGGCATATGTTCGGCTACCGCTGGCTGCCAATGACCACAGATCGAATCTCCAAACACCCATCTCCTGCGGCTTTGCCGCTTCCCTTGCGTCGCCAATTGCTGGCTGCGTTGATCGCTACACCTTCTCTACCGGCTTTGGCGCAGTTTCGTGTCGAAGTGGTTGGTGTGGGCCTGACCCAGTTGCCCATTGCCATCGCCCCCTTTCGGGGCGATGCCCAAGCTCCACAGAAGATCGCTGCCATTGTCCAGGCCGATCTGGAGCGCAGTGGCCAGTTTCGAGCCGTCGATGCTGCGGGTGTGGCCTTGGATGAAACCGCGCGGCCCGATGTGGCGCTGTGGCGGCAGAAAAGCGCTGACTCGCTGGCGACGGGGAGTGTCACTCGTTTGGCCGATGGACGCTTTGATGTGCGTTTTCGTCTGTGGGATGTGATCAAGGGGCAGGACCTGGGAGGGCAGAGCTTTGTAGTCACGCAGGGCGATTTGCGTCTGGTGGCGCACCGCATTGCCGATTTCATCTACGAAAAGCTCACAGGCGAGCGCGGCGTTTTTTCGACGCGCATTGCTTATGTGACCAAGACCGGGCCCCGATACAGCCTGTGGGTCGCAGATGCCGATGGCGAGAATGCGCAGTCGGCGCTGTCGAGCCCTGAACCCATCATTTCCCCGGCCTGGTCGCCCAACGGCGGGCAACTGGCCTATGTGTCTTTTGAATCCCGCAAGCCGGTTGTCTATGTGCACGACGTGGCATCGGGTCGCCGACGCTTGATTGCCAACTTTCGGGGTTCCAACAGCGCGCCGGCCTGGGCCCCGGACGGGCGGTCGCTGGCCGTGACGCTGAGTCGCGATGGTGGCTCTCAGCTCTACAGCATCGACGCCAATGGCGGTGAGCCGCGTCGCCTGATGCAGAGCGCCGGCATTGACACGGAGCCGGTGTTTTCAGGCGATGGTCGCAGTATCTATTTCGTTAGCGACCGCGGTGGCGCACCGCAGATTTACAAGGTGGGTGCATCGGGCGGCAACGCCGAGCGTGTGACCTTCACCGGCACGTACAACATCTCGCCCACGGTGAGTCCTGACGGTCGCTGGTTGGCCTATATCTCCCGCGTGGGAGGCGCCTTCAAATTGCACGTGATGGATCTGTCCTCCGGTACCGTGAATGCCCTGACCGACACTACGGCGGACGAAAATCCCAGCTTTGCACCCAATAGCCGTCTCATCGTGTACGCCACTCAGCAACAAGGCCGTGAAGCACTCATGACGACCACGCTGGACGGAAAAATCAAAGCCCGTTTGGCAGGACAAGCGGGTGATCTTCGCGAACCGGATTGGGGTCCGTTTCAAAAGCAATGAACTTTCACGCACTTTCAGTTATCAAGTCTTCAGGAGAAATTTGGATGATCAAACGCATTACCCTTGCCCTTACCGTTGTCGCATTGATGGCGGGTTGTAGTTCCGGCGTGAAACTGGACGATGTTCCCGTCGAAGATAAAAATGCAACCTCCACCATGGGCGGTGCCAACGGTGGCGCCAATTCGGGCAACACTTCGCAAAGCGGGGTTGCCGGTGTCGATCTCGGGCAGTCCGGGCGTGATGGCGCGGGCCCTGTGGGCGTGGCACGCATCGTGTACTTCGACTACGACAGCTATGTCATCAAGCCCGAATTCCAGTCGCTGATTGAAGCGCACTCCCGTTTCATCAAGGCGGGCTCCGGTCGCAAGGTCATGATCGAGGGCCACACCGACGACCGTGGTGGCCGCGAGTACAACCTGGCGCTGGGTCAAAAGCGTGCAGAAGCCGTGCGTCGTTCACTGGGCTTGCTGGGCGTATCTGACAGCCAGGTGGAAGCGGTGAGTTTTGGCAAAGAGAAGCCAGCAGCCCAAGGCAATAGTGAAGATGTGCACGCGCAAAACCGCCGTGCCGAACTGTCCTACCGTTAATGCGAGCCACTGCCGTGGTCTTCCCTTTTAAGGTGCTGGCTGCTGCAGCACTGTCGGTGGTCTTGATGCCCACCGTCAATGCCGCCATTTTTGAAGATGGTGAGGCACGCCGAGCTATCTTGGAGATGCGCCAGCGTGTTGATGGAATGCAGTTGTCCAGCCAGCGTTCCACCGAAGAGCTTCGTAAGTTGGGTGAGGAAAACGCTCAGTTGCGTCGCAGCCTCTTGGACCTGCAGACGCAGATAGAGACCCTGCGGTCCGAGCAGGCGAAGCTCAACGGCCAGAACGAGCAATTGTTGCGTGATGTAGGGGACTTGCAGCGTCGCCAGAAAGACATCGCACAAGGTGTCGATGAACGGCTTCGCCAGTTCGAACCGATCAAAGTGACTGTCGATGGGAAAGAATTCCAGGCGGATCCTGCAGAAAAGCGGGATTTCGAAGCCGCTTTGGCAGTCTTCCGCTCTGGCAAGTTTCCAGACGCAAGTGTCGCTTTTTCTGGTTTTGTGAAGCAGTATCCCCGCAGTGGTTTTGTGCCGTCGGCACGTTTCTGGCTCGGCAATGCCCAGTATGCGACCCGTGAGTACAAGGACGCTATTGGCAATTTCAAGCAGATGCTGTCTGACGCCCCAGGACATGCCCGTGCGCCCGAAGCCGCTTTGTCAATAGCCAATTGCCAGATCGAACTGAAAGACACGCGTACTGCCCGCAAGACGCTGGAAGACCTCGTGCGGGCCTACCCACAATCTGAGGCGGCGGTTGCGGCCAAAGAGCGCCTTTCCCGTTTGAAGTAATGTCAGGCGAAGTACCTTCGCCTGCAGTGCCACTGCTGGATGACATGGAAGCATCTTTAGAGCGCCGATTTGGCGGGCTTGAGCGGCTGTACGGTGTT includes:
- the msbA gene encoding lipid A export permease/ATP-binding protein MsbA, which encodes MQANDTGATPANASLPPASLTARLKRLSIYFGNQRLAWGLAIVATLVGAITEPLIPALLQPLLDRGFTQGTLQLWMVPLAILGVFLVRGISQFVGQYALARIANEGMLALRQALFDRVLAAEMGLFSRQSASALSNTVVYEVQTGATLLVQALLGLSRDGFTLVALLVYLLYLNWQLTLIVAVVVPGVAWIMKTLSRRLYHLTKSSQQATDELAYVVEENVLAHRMVRLHGAQAGQAQRFAGLSHSLRRLAIKSTIASAAMTPLTQLLAAAALSVVICIALWQSRGTVDAKDVTVGGFVSFITAMLMLIAPIRRLADVASPVTRGVAALERGLGLLGDTGAETGGQYRVDRVQGSLTLDNVTVAFGPEHAPALDRVSLQVAPGEIVALVGPSGAGKTTLVNLLPRFVMPASGSILVDGHALPDWDLGSLRSQFAMVSQDVVMFNDTIAANVALGHTVDEKRVLECLVAANLSEHVTALPQGIHTVVGHNATQLSGGQRQRLAIARALYKDAPILILDEATSALDTESERLVQDALQRLMQGRTTVVIAHRLSTIEHADRVVVMERGRIAEQGTHNELMAQGGLYARLQARPVAGNNAAALE
- the tolB gene encoding Tol-Pal system beta propeller repeat protein TolB, which encodes MTTDRISKHPSPAALPLPLRRQLLAALIATPSLPALAQFRVEVVGVGLTQLPIAIAPFRGDAQAPQKIAAIVQADLERSGQFRAVDAAGVALDETARPDVALWRQKSADSLATGSVTRLADGRFDVRFRLWDVIKGQDLGGQSFVVTQGDLRLVAHRIADFIYEKLTGERGVFSTRIAYVTKTGPRYSLWVADADGENAQSALSSPEPIISPAWSPNGGQLAYVSFESRKPVVYVHDVASGRRRLIANFRGSNSAPAWAPDGRSLAVTLSRDGGSQLYSIDANGGEPRRLMQSAGIDTEPVFSGDGRSIYFVSDRGGAPQIYKVGASGGNAERVTFTGTYNISPTVSPDGRWLAYISRVGGAFKLHVMDLSSGTVNALTDTTADENPSFAPNSRLIVYATQQQGREALMTTTLDGKIKARLAGQAGDLREPDWGPFQKQ
- the pal gene encoding peptidoglycan-associated lipoprotein Pal, whose product is MIKRITLALTVVALMAGCSSGVKLDDVPVEDKNATSTMGGANGGANSGNTSQSGVAGVDLGQSGRDGAGPVGVARIVYFDYDSYVIKPEFQSLIEAHSRFIKAGSGRKVMIEGHTDDRGGREYNLALGQKRAEAVRRSLGLLGVSDSQVEAVSFGKEKPAAQGNSEDVHAQNRRAELSYR
- the ybgF gene encoding tol-pal system protein YbgF; this translates as MRATAVVFPFKVLAAAALSVVLMPTVNAAIFEDGEARRAILEMRQRVDGMQLSSQRSTEELRKLGEENAQLRRSLLDLQTQIETLRSEQAKLNGQNEQLLRDVGDLQRRQKDIAQGVDERLRQFEPIKVTVDGKEFQADPAEKRDFEAALAVFRSGKFPDASVAFSGFVKQYPRSGFVPSARFWLGNAQYATREYKDAIGNFKQMLSDAPGHARAPEAALSIANCQIELKDTRTARKTLEDLVRAYPQSEAAVAAKERLSRLK